In Setaria viridis chromosome 5, Setaria_viridis_v4.0, whole genome shotgun sequence, the genomic stretch atacttttgaagAATATTTTGGCGACAAATATCCTACTGGTGTCTGGGGTGAATTCAAGAAAGAAATTTATTCTAACATATCTGACAGAGTTGTCGCACCTGCTTCGTTCCATGGTGATTTCACAGTGATGCGCtatttactactccctccatcccaaattgtaagtcattccaagaatcttggagagtcaaagcatctcaagtttgaccaaaattatagagagaattataaagatttatgacatcaaataggtatactatgaaaatataattgatgaagaatctaatgatacttagttgacatcataaatattattatattatcatataaatttggtcaaacttgagatgctttaactcttcaagattcttggaatgacctacaatttgggatggagggagtatttcatatttatgttgAGTCATCACTAGCTAATGGCAGATATGGTGTCCAGATAAATCAAAGTTCTTTGCATGCACGGGAATTTTCATTGACTCTGATGGATGTTCAATTATTCTAACCTCAGTGAGCTTGGTTAGGGATCCTGATGGCGCTAATGAGATCGTGAGCAGCTTAAGGGTTGGTACTCCTAATTTTACTGTGATTCTTGTTCATTCAAAACACTGCTTAAGTCTCACTTTATTGTTTGCGGATTGAGGTGTTGCTTCCAAACAACGAACGGACTGCAGGGAAATTGGAACATTATAGTTTACAATACAATGTTGCTCTAGTCAGCGTCAAGAATTACAATGTCGATGGTCGTGGGAAGCTGCTGGAACCTGAGGTGATACGATGGAATGAAACGGTGGTAGCTGTGGGTCGTTGCTTTGAATCAGGTTTATTAATGGCTGCAAGTGGGAAATTCATACAACCCGACGAAGTGCTAGACGATGCGAATTGTGATCTTTGGTGCAGTACGTGTAAAACCACTAAGGTAGCGCCCTTGCCTTTTCTATTTTAATTGCCTACTTTTATCAGATTATGATGTACTTTGCCTTACATACTTGGCGTCACAACTGACCTCTCCATATTACCTGGTTAGGTTGTGATTGGAGGCCCCCTTATTGATTTGGATGGAAACTTTGTGGGCATCAATTACTATGATACAGAAACAGGAACCCGTTCCTGTTTTTTTCTGAAATCCGGGAAATTTTGGAAGGAATGTTGGATGATTTGCAGACAA encodes the following:
- the LOC117857514 gene encoding uncharacterized protein isoform X4: MQGGALFEFDGNFVGMNIFWNMERPIFLPRDIIFDRLNNLWTSMEKILFPEMVKLARKRRTGVELRSHPEGSMNVDTFEEYFGDKYPTGVWGEFKKEIYSNISDRVVAPASFHVSLVRDPDGANEIVSSLRIEVLLPNNERTAGKLEHYSLQYNVALVSVKNYNVDGRGKLLEPEVIRWNETVVAVGRCFESGLLMAASGKFIQPDEVLDDANCDLWCSTCKTTKVVIGGPLIDLDGNFVGINYYDTETGTRSCFFLKSGKFWKECWMICRQKRRQLVVIRPVWDLTSNHHSLQIIEGKVRHK
- the LOC117857514 gene encoding uncharacterized protein isoform X5, which encodes MQGGALFEFDGNFVGMNIFWNMERPIFLPRDIIFDRLNNLWTSMEKILFPEMVKLARKRRTGVELRSHPEGSMNVDTFEEYFGDKYPTGVWGEFKKEIYSNISDRVVAPASFHVSLVRDPDGANEIVSSLRVLLPNNERTAGKLEHYSLQYNVALVSVKNYNVDGRGKLLEPEVIRWNETVVAVGRCFESGLLMAASGKFIQPDEVLDDANCDLWCSTCKTTKVVIGGPLIDLDGNFVGINYYDTETGTRSCFFLKSGKFWKECWMICRQKRRQLVVIRPVWDLTSNHHSLQIIEGKVRHK
- the LOC117857514 gene encoding uncharacterized protein isoform X3; this encodes MQGGALFEFDGNFVGMNIFWNMERPIFLPRDIIFDRLNNLWTSMEKILFPEMVKLARKRRTGVELRSHPEGSMNVDTFEEYFGDKYPTGVWGEFKKEIYSNISDRVVAPASFHDKSKFFACTGIFIDSDGCSIILTSVSLVRDPDGANEIVSSLRVLLPNNERTAGKLEHYSLQYNVALVSVKNYNVDGRGKLLEPEVIRWNETVVAVGRCFESGLLMAASGKFIQPDEVLDDANCDLWCSTCKTTKVVIGGPLIDLDGNFVGINYYDTETGTRSCFFLKSGKFWKECWMICRQKRRQLVVIRPVWDLTSNHHSLQIIEGKVRHK
- the LOC117857514 gene encoding uncharacterized protein isoform X1, producing the protein MQGGALFEFDGNFVGMNIFWNMERPIFLPRDIIFDRLNNLWTSMEKILFPEMVKLARKRRTGVELRSHPEGSMNVDTFEEYFGDKYPTGVWGEFKKEIYSNISDRVVAPASFHDKSKFFACTGIFIDSDGCSIILTSVSLVRDPDGANEIVSSLRIEVLLPNNERTAGKLEHYSLQYNVALVSVKNYNVDGRGKLLEPEVIRWNETVVAVGRCFESGLLMAASGKFIQPDEVLDDANCDLWCSTCKTTKVVIGGPLIDLDGNFVGINYYDTETGTRSCFFLKSGKFWKECWMICRQKRRQLVVIRPVWDLTSNHHSLQIIEGKVRHK
- the LOC117857514 gene encoding uncharacterized protein isoform X2 — encoded protein: MQGGALFEFDGNFVGMNIFWNMERPIFLPRDIIFDRLNNLWTSMEKILFPEMVKLARKRRTGVELRSHPEGSMNVDTFEEYFGDKYPTGVWGEFKKEIYSNISDRVVAPASFHDKSKFFACTGIFIDSDGCSIILTSVSLVRDPDGANEIVSSLRIEVLLPNNERTAGKLEHYSLQYNVALVSVKNYNVDGRGKLLEPEVIRWNETVVAVGRCFESGLLMAASGKFIQPDEVLDDANCDLWCSTCKTTKVVIGGPLIDLDGNFVGINYYDTETGTRSCFFLKSGKFWKECWMICRQKRRQLVVIRPVWDLTSNHHSSGYRLPDPR